In Nitrospira sp., one genomic interval encodes:
- the polA gene encoding DNA polymerase I, with translation MPMLYLIDGSAYIYRAFFALPPLSNSKGLQTNAVYGFTTMLLKVLREHRPDYVAVVFDEKGPTHRHAAFQEYKAQRPPMPQGMSAQVPYIHRVVEALALPVIRQAGYEADDLIGTLARKAEQEGLEVAIVTSDKDMFQLLTPKTKIYDPVKDKWFGEADSVARFGVEPARVVDIMGLMGDTSDNIPGVKGIGEKTAVKLLTQFGTIEDLLARVEEVTPLKTKNLLLAQGEQARLSKQLATIHLDCPVDFIPEQFQAKAPHREALVGLLRELEFMTLAKAFQGETAAQEQLVAEVQTLQDEAAAVAFLKARKYGEPIGLAYVLSDTGGVRADMRGCALGMGTGQAAFVQGEVASWPKVVEQLLDHPQNPKAVHDLKPLLLVLHRQGVHLQGPCFDTMVADYLLNPNRRAHTLDAVAMDQLGYQLGAGAKYDATTPPSLFEVDEQLVRRTGEAAAVTAKVAPLLRDRLKEQGSLMLFEEVEMPLVPVLADIERNGFLLDVAGLHTLSQELDRELERMVADIYRLADGEFNVGSPKQLAAVLFEKLGLKPLRKTKTGYSTDEDTLTQLALQHELPAQILNYRTLTKLKSTYVDALPQLVNPETNRLHTSLNQTVAATGRLSSTDPNLQNIPVKGDYGLRIREAFIAPPGHQLLCADYSQVEPRILAHLSQDPRLLQVFERGEDIHMATAMEIFNRPADQVTREMRRAAKSVVFGIVYGISPFGLASNIGVSQADAKTYIDTFFEKFAAVRALMDRNIEDGKTKGYTTTILGRRRPIPELQSGDQTQRAMGERMAVNSPIQGSAADLIKVAMIRVHKRLRETLPTTKMILQVHDELIFETPESDLERAKQLVKQEMEATGEALGLSVPLKVDVGVGKNWRVAHP, from the coding sequence ATGCCGATGCTCTATCTCATCGACGGGAGTGCCTACATTTACCGGGCGTTCTTCGCCTTGCCCCCGCTGTCCAACTCCAAGGGGCTGCAGACCAACGCCGTGTACGGGTTCACGACCATGCTGTTGAAGGTGCTGCGGGAGCATCGGCCGGATTATGTCGCGGTGGTGTTCGATGAAAAGGGGCCGACGCATCGACATGCGGCGTTCCAGGAGTACAAGGCCCAGCGGCCGCCCATGCCGCAAGGGATGAGCGCGCAGGTTCCCTATATCCATCGCGTGGTGGAGGCCTTGGCCCTCCCGGTCATTCGCCAGGCCGGCTACGAGGCCGACGACTTGATCGGAACCTTGGCGCGCAAGGCAGAGCAGGAAGGCCTCGAAGTGGCGATCGTCACCAGCGACAAAGACATGTTTCAGCTCCTCACGCCCAAGACTAAGATTTACGATCCCGTGAAGGACAAGTGGTTCGGCGAGGCAGACTCGGTGGCGCGATTCGGCGTGGAGCCGGCGCGGGTCGTCGACATCATGGGGCTTATGGGCGACACCAGTGACAACATCCCCGGGGTCAAGGGAATCGGCGAGAAGACGGCGGTCAAGCTCCTCACGCAGTTCGGCACGATCGAAGACCTGTTGGCGCGAGTGGAAGAGGTCACGCCGCTGAAGACCAAGAACTTGCTGCTGGCGCAAGGGGAACAAGCCCGCCTGAGCAAGCAGCTGGCGACGATTCACCTCGATTGTCCGGTCGACTTCATTCCCGAGCAATTTCAAGCGAAGGCTCCGCATCGCGAGGCCTTGGTGGGACTGCTCCGCGAGCTGGAGTTCATGACCCTCGCAAAGGCCTTCCAAGGGGAAACTGCGGCGCAGGAGCAATTGGTCGCGGAGGTGCAGACGCTGCAGGACGAGGCCGCGGCGGTCGCTTTCCTCAAGGCGCGTAAATATGGCGAACCAATCGGGCTGGCCTATGTCTTGAGCGACACTGGAGGCGTACGGGCCGACATGCGGGGCTGTGCCCTGGGTATGGGAACGGGGCAAGCAGCCTTCGTGCAGGGCGAAGTCGCTTCCTGGCCGAAGGTGGTGGAGCAGCTCCTGGACCACCCCCAGAACCCGAAAGCCGTGCATGACCTCAAACCGCTGTTGTTGGTGCTCCATCGCCAGGGCGTGCATCTCCAGGGACCCTGCTTCGATACGATGGTGGCGGACTATCTGCTGAATCCCAATCGCCGCGCCCATACCTTGGACGCGGTGGCAATGGATCAACTGGGGTACCAGTTGGGAGCTGGAGCCAAGTACGACGCGACCACGCCGCCCTCGCTGTTCGAGGTCGACGAGCAACTGGTTCGTCGTACGGGCGAGGCTGCCGCCGTGACGGCCAAGGTCGCGCCCCTGTTGCGTGACCGTTTGAAAGAACAGGGCAGTCTGATGCTGTTCGAAGAGGTCGAAATGCCGCTGGTGCCGGTCCTGGCGGACATCGAGCGCAATGGATTCCTGTTGGACGTGGCGGGCCTGCACACGCTGAGTCAGGAGCTGGATCGGGAGTTGGAGCGGATGGTCGCCGACATTTACCGGCTGGCCGACGGAGAGTTCAACGTCGGGTCCCCCAAGCAACTGGCCGCCGTGCTCTTCGAGAAGCTGGGGCTGAAGCCGCTGCGCAAGACCAAGACAGGTTACTCTACGGACGAGGACACGTTGACCCAGCTGGCCTTGCAGCATGAGTTGCCCGCCCAGATTCTGAACTACCGCACTCTGACCAAGCTCAAGTCAACATATGTGGACGCCCTGCCGCAGCTGGTGAATCCCGAGACCAACCGCCTGCACACCTCGCTCAACCAGACGGTCGCCGCCACAGGCCGGCTCTCGTCCACCGACCCCAATCTGCAGAACATTCCCGTGAAGGGCGACTACGGCCTTCGCATCCGCGAAGCCTTCATCGCGCCGCCGGGCCATCAGCTCCTCTGCGCCGATTACAGCCAGGTAGAGCCGAGGATCTTGGCGCACCTCTCGCAGGATCCTCGCCTCCTGCAGGTGTTCGAGCGTGGGGAGGACATTCATATGGCCACGGCCATGGAAATTTTTAATCGCCCTGCCGATCAAGTCACCAGGGAGATGCGTCGGGCCGCAAAGAGCGTGGTGTTCGGCATTGTGTATGGGATCAGTCCCTTCGGGCTGGCCTCGAATATCGGGGTCTCGCAAGCCGACGCCAAGACCTACATCGACACCTTCTTTGAGAAATTCGCGGCCGTCCGAGCCCTGATGGATCGCAACATCGAGGACGGCAAGACCAAGGGCTACACGACCACGATTCTCGGACGGCGACGTCCGATTCCGGAACTGCAGAGCGGCGACCAGACGCAGCGTGCGATGGGGGAGCGCATGGCCGTCAACAGCCCGATCCAAGGCTCGGCCGCCGACCTCATCAAGGTGGCGATGATCCGGGTCCACAAACGGCTTCGTGAAACCTTGCCGACCACTAAGATGATTCTGCAGGTCCACGACGAACTGATCTTCGAAACGCCCGAATCCGACCTTGAACGGGCCAAACAGCTTGTGAAGCAGGAAATGGAGGCGACGGGCGAAGCCCTCGGCCTCTCGGTTCCGCTCAAGGTGGATGTGGGTGTGGGAAAGAACTGGCGGGTGGCGCATCCGTAA
- a CDS encoding glycosyltransferase family 39 protein, with amino-acid sequence MVQSGDYVTPRYADGSLRFRKPILTYWVLATSYATLGIGLVSSRLPFLLAACATLWVTYRLARSVTQDPRIGLLAAALLGSNILFMESATKATPDILQCLFITLSLWGATELLFNRLQQTMQGRPARVIQHILQWVFRAATGVGAVLGSQPNPAPLRRTPGPP; translated from the coding sequence ATGGTGCAGAGCGGCGACTATGTCACGCCACGATATGCCGATGGCTCCCTTCGTTTTCGGAAACCGATCCTGACCTACTGGGTGCTCGCCACGAGTTATGCAACCCTGGGCATTGGCCTAGTCTCCTCGCGACTTCCCTTCCTGCTGGCTGCCTGCGCCACGCTGTGGGTGACCTATCGCCTGGCGCGCTCCGTGACGCAGGATCCACGGATCGGCCTGTTGGCAGCGGCCCTCCTTGGTTCCAACATTCTATTCATGGAGTCCGCCACCAAGGCGACCCCGGATATTTTGCAATGTCTGTTCATCACACTCAGCCTGTGGGGGGCGACGGAACTGCTCTTCAACCGGCTGCAACAGACGATGCAAGGCCGACCTGCGAGGGTGATCCAGCACATCCTCCAATGGGTCTTCAGAGCGGCTACGGGAGTCGGCGCGGTACTCGGTAGCCAACCAAATCCGGCTCCTCTCAGGCGGACGCCTGGCCCTCCGTGA
- a CDS encoding glycosyltransferase family 39 protein produces the protein MAAAARGGPPPSVAVIILVFLLSLLGSLPLVSRYHLDEGWYTNAAIQMVQSGDYVTPRYADGSLRFRKPILTYWVLATSYATLGIGLVSSRLPFLLAACATLWVTYRLARSVTQDPRIGLLAAALLGSNILFMESATKATPDILQCLFITLSLWGATELLFNRRDDPRWYALFYVGAGLGIATKGLLPFAVIAWPLLFTRLLPSETDRPPRLFHVGWLMAGLVVGLSWLAGSLLLRGPEVATTLFEDQVGQRLEGAHRLFLSNIALYLLTPFRFFAPWFVMLGILAVVQRDLLRASVRQQGRWFWFVLGWLLVNVAVFSFGNLMRPRYLLPTFPLLAVLLAGLLQQTMQGRPARVIQHILQWVFRAATGVGVVLALVGWRIDQRFAIGGFCLSGVLLLLDWAAFRRSALPQLIALGLAIMVAFGTLEQFLKPVVITSPAAELTQRLLALNPPPERIATVGLRHSVANQIRLLSGGRLALREFPDNEGQETVRHFPVILAPPPLYHTLAEDPSYTSKACVLEYQPLSAEELWSALKTGERAPKHEKDQKRYYLIRKQAGNGTSERPS, from the coding sequence ATGGCGGCCGCCGCGCGCGGAGGGCCTCCCCCCTCCGTTGCCGTCATCATCCTGGTCTTCCTGCTCTCGCTGCTAGGCTCCTTGCCCCTCGTCTCTCGCTATCACCTCGATGAAGGGTGGTATACCAACGCTGCCATCCAGATGGTGCAGAGCGGCGACTATGTCACGCCACGATATGCCGATGGCTCCCTTCGTTTTCGGAAACCGATCCTGACCTACTGGGTGCTCGCCACGAGTTATGCAACCCTGGGCATTGGCCTAGTCTCCTCGCGACTTCCCTTCCTGCTGGCTGCCTGCGCCACGCTGTGGGTGACCTATCGCCTGGCGCGCTCCGTGACGCAGGATCCACGGATCGGCCTGTTGGCAGCGGCCCTCCTTGGTTCCAACATTCTATTCATGGAGTCCGCCACCAAGGCGACCCCGGATATTTTGCAATGTCTGTTCATCACACTCAGCCTGTGGGGGGCGACGGAACTGCTCTTCAACCGGCGGGACGATCCCCGCTGGTACGCCCTGTTCTATGTCGGAGCCGGACTCGGCATCGCGACGAAAGGCCTGCTGCCGTTCGCCGTGATTGCCTGGCCGCTGCTCTTCACTCGGCTCCTTCCTTCAGAGACGGATCGGCCGCCGCGACTGTTTCACGTTGGCTGGTTGATGGCGGGACTGGTCGTGGGACTCTCCTGGCTGGCCGGCAGCCTGCTGCTACGCGGCCCCGAGGTCGCCACGACCCTGTTCGAGGATCAAGTCGGCCAGCGCTTGGAGGGGGCCCATCGGCTCTTCCTCAGCAATATCGCCTTGTACCTGCTGACGCCCTTCCGCTTCTTCGCGCCCTGGTTCGTGATGCTGGGTATTCTCGCGGTGGTGCAGCGGGACCTGCTGCGGGCCTCTGTGCGCCAGCAAGGCCGCTGGTTCTGGTTCGTGCTCGGCTGGCTGCTCGTGAACGTGGCCGTCTTTTCCTTCGGGAATCTCATGCGTCCTCGATATCTGTTGCCCACCTTTCCTCTCCTAGCCGTTCTGCTTGCGGGCCTGCTGCAACAGACGATGCAAGGCCGACCTGCGAGGGTGATCCAGCACATCCTCCAATGGGTCTTCAGGGCGGCCACGGGAGTCGGCGTGGTACTCGCGCTCGTGGGCTGGCGCATCGACCAACGCTTTGCGATCGGCGGATTCTGCCTGAGCGGGGTGCTGCTGTTGCTTGACTGGGCGGCGTTCCGCCGCTCAGCCTTGCCGCAGCTGATCGCCCTCGGGCTGGCCATCATGGTGGCGTTCGGCACCTTGGAGCAATTTCTCAAACCGGTCGTCATTACTTCGCCTGCCGCCGAACTCACCCAACGACTACTCGCGCTCAATCCGCCTCCTGAGCGCATCGCTACCGTCGGCCTGCGCCACTCGGTGGCCAACCAAATCCGGCTTCTCTCAGGCGGACGCCTGGCCCTCCGTGAGTTCCCGGACAATGAGGGGCAGGAAACGGTGCGTCACTTCCCCGTCATCCTCGCGCCGCCCCCCCTCTATCACACGTTGGCCGAAGACCCGTCCTATACGAGCAAGGCCTGCGTACTCGAGTACCAGCCGCTCAGCGCGGAGGAGCTCTGGTCGGCGCTGAAGACGGGGGAGCGAGCACCCAAGCATGAAAAGGATCAGAAACGGTACTATTTGATCAGGAAGCAGGCAGGGAACGGGACAAGTGAACGACCGTCGTGA
- a CDS encoding nucleotidyltransferase translates to MAAEPILVRAFSDLITDFNRRGVIYALAGGWAYSALVEPRATTDIDLLILLDPPSREQIQTLVSSLFDSTIIHPSPMVFQGISIWRIVGIRSGQEVVIDFLVANTAYLRTALERRQTVPFGTLQVPMLSIEDLVILKMVAGRLQDHADLEKIRARQADLHVDWTYVDRWKTMLGLADR, encoded by the coding sequence ATGGCAGCAGAGCCAATCCTAGTCCGGGCGTTCTCCGACCTCATCACCGACTTCAACCGACGCGGCGTGATTTATGCGCTGGCCGGGGGCTGGGCCTACAGCGCCTTGGTGGAGCCTCGAGCCACCACGGACATCGACCTCCTCATATTGCTAGACCCGCCTTCACGCGAACAGATACAGACGCTCGTCTCATCCCTCTTCGACTCCACCATCATCCATCCGAGCCCTATGGTCTTTCAGGGGATCTCAATTTGGCGAATTGTGGGAATCCGATCCGGACAGGAAGTCGTGATCGATTTTCTTGTGGCAAACACGGCCTATCTTCGAACCGCATTGGAGAGGAGACAGACGGTCCCATTTGGCACACTCCAAGTCCCTATGCTGTCGATCGAGGATCTCGTCATCCTAAAGATGGTGGCAGGACGACTCCAGGATCATGCCGATTTGGAGAAAATCCGCGCGCGCCAGGCAGACTTACACGTCGACTGGACGTACGTTGACCGCTGGAAAACGATGCTCGGACTTGCTGACCGTTAG
- a CDS encoding metallopeptidase family protein, translated as MARKRAKLSVTESEFQTLVQQALDGLPDEYAKLLTNVAVVVEEEPSPDVREDLEMDEDEDLLGLYRGLSIDKDSFFEPGGQLPAKISIYRGPILRLCRTKEDVVQEVRDTVVHEIGHHFGLDDDEMPY; from the coding sequence ATGGCGCGGAAGCGGGCGAAACTCTCGGTCACGGAATCGGAATTTCAGACATTGGTGCAGCAGGCGCTGGACGGCCTGCCGGATGAATACGCCAAACTCCTGACCAACGTCGCGGTGGTGGTGGAGGAAGAGCCCTCACCCGACGTGCGCGAAGACCTGGAGATGGACGAAGACGAGGATCTTCTCGGTCTCTATCGAGGGCTCTCCATCGACAAGGATTCCTTCTTCGAACCCGGTGGGCAACTACCGGCCAAGATTTCCATCTATCGCGGACCGATCCTTCGACTCTGCCGCACCAAGGAGGACGTGGTGCAGGAAGTGCGCGACACGGTCGTGCACGAGATCGGGCATCATTTTGGCCTGGACGACGACGAAATGCCGTACTGA
- a CDS encoding LPP20 family lipoprotein, whose amino-acid sequence MPRTLRPRRRPLWLFCTLLLTTPAMAADATDPAHDREHYLIGEGQGDLGKGLLVCRRVAELAARADIAKQIRVLVKERAIDRVRERTGHDAEQDIEILREEVVQEYLQGVTLVERRTDEAQKTCSAVAIMPKNRLVLPSPLDAAAPDSPPRR is encoded by the coding sequence ATGCCGAGGACGCTTCGACCGAGACGCCGACCGCTCTGGCTCTTCTGCACCCTCCTCCTGACCACACCGGCCATGGCGGCGGACGCGACCGACCCTGCCCACGATCGAGAGCACTATTTAATCGGTGAAGGCCAGGGTGATCTTGGGAAAGGCCTCCTAGTCTGCCGCCGTGTCGCAGAGCTGGCAGCCAGGGCCGACATCGCCAAACAGATCCGGGTGCTGGTCAAGGAACGCGCAATCGACCGTGTCCGCGAGCGAACCGGCCATGACGCGGAGCAAGACATCGAGATCCTGCGGGAAGAGGTGGTGCAGGAATATCTGCAGGGCGTCACGCTCGTCGAGCGCCGAACCGACGAAGCTCAGAAAACCTGTTCTGCCGTGGCCATCATGCCGAAGAACCGCCTCGTCTTGCCCTCGCCTCTGGACGCCGCCGCACCCGATTCTCCTCCCCGTCGCTGA
- a CDS encoding alkaline phosphatase family protein: MSLSMALVGTFVLSISHSSALAARGTAGAPAAPSTEQRAEHVILFVLEGLGQDSLKAGAMPVLSSLVKGGAVTWSATTVAPARRLPTMASLVTGMPVAKHGINWNVFEFSRGYPRAPTVFDYLDLSGGRDSTIFYMDESLYQLAKPEPYTDYQLCGALRSECNPDRLVSYVRDYFKKATSGSGYGHAIPALPHFLVVHLPTPGRVGEAQGWKSQEYTTALKMVDKAMGAVLDLYREFGLLKRTTVFATSLSAVGETQFSSGEVPGDPAKNLPMVPWIASGVGIKAGYAIRQPVSILDTGATVMRALGLQTHTEWESHPVEEIFTATFSPAPKTPLLQ, encoded by the coding sequence ATGAGCCTGTCGATGGCCCTCGTGGGCACATTCGTCCTTTCCATATCCCATTCGTCCGCTTTGGCAGCTCGGGGGACCGCAGGGGCTCCGGCCGCGCCGTCCACGGAACAGCGAGCCGAACATGTCATCTTGTTCGTGCTCGAAGGGCTTGGCCAGGATTCCTTGAAGGCCGGCGCCATGCCCGTGTTGTCGTCGTTGGTGAAGGGTGGGGCCGTGACGTGGTCCGCCACCACCGTCGCACCCGCGCGGCGGTTGCCGACGATGGCCTCGCTGGTGACGGGCATGCCGGTCGCCAAACATGGCATCAATTGGAATGTCTTTGAGTTCAGTCGTGGGTATCCCCGTGCCCCGACTGTCTTCGATTATCTGGATTTGAGCGGCGGCCGCGACAGCACCATTTTCTATATGGATGAGTCGTTGTACCAGCTCGCGAAACCGGAACCCTACACCGATTATCAACTCTGCGGCGCGCTCCGGTCGGAATGTAATCCGGATCGGCTGGTCAGTTATGTGCGGGACTATTTCAAGAAGGCGACGAGCGGTTCCGGTTATGGTCATGCCATTCCGGCCCTGCCGCATTTTCTCGTCGTGCATTTGCCGACACCCGGCCGAGTCGGCGAGGCGCAGGGGTGGAAGTCTCAGGAATACACCACCGCGTTAAAAATGGTGGATAAGGCCATGGGCGCGGTACTTGATCTGTACCGCGAGTTCGGCCTGCTCAAACGGACCACGGTCTTTGCCACTTCGCTCAGCGCCGTCGGCGAGACCCAGTTCTCCTCGGGCGAGGTGCCGGGGGATCCAGCCAAGAATCTCCCGATGGTTCCCTGGATCGCGTCAGGAGTCGGGATCAAGGCTGGTTATGCGATCCGCCAGCCGGTGTCGATTCTGGATACGGGGGCCACGGTCATGCGGGCGCTAGGACTGCAGACCCATACGGAGTGGGAAAGTCATCCGGTGGAGGAGATCTTCACCGCGACCTTCTCCCCGGCTCCGAAGACTCCATTGTTGCAATAG